Genomic segment of Halopiger aswanensis:
ACTATCCAGGCAACACGGCGCGACTGAACGGCCACGAACTCGTCGCGATCGACGAGTGGCTCCCCGGGAAAGCGCCATCACCCTACGATATCGATCTTACAGACAGCTACGAGTATCGGACCCGCTACTGGCGCTGCAGGAAGTGCGGCCAGGAACGCAACCATCGCAACGAGTTCACGACACCTTGTGAGGAACCGCAGCCACAGACCCCACTTGAGGCCGGCGGCTACTCGATCGATGAGCCACGAACCCGCCGCGCCCTCACCGAAGCAATCGACGTCCACTTCGCTCAGCCGGGGCCGATCTACAAGGCCGTCAGCGAAAGCGAGAGTACGTATAAGGTCAACGTCGATGAGGAGACATGCACTTGCCCTGATTTCGAACAGCGCCAGCCAGACGGCGGCTGTAAGCATCTACGCCGTGTCGACCTTGAGATTCGGACTGGACTCGTTCCCGATCCAGATGGAACCTTCCAACGATGAAACTCTCGAAGATTTTGACGCTGCACTTAGCTCCGATACCACGTCACCATAACTAATCGCTTCATCGCAGGATATGATTCTCCGGAAATCGCGGTTTGAATAATTGACTCGAGCCAAATTATTTGAGATTGCGGATCCAAGAATGAGTACGAATGGGTGACTCAGATCAGCGATCGTGGACAGACAGCATGAGTGGACGTGAACGCGTCCGCCATGTCGTAGAGTTACTTGACGAACCAGCACCAGTCCAAGAGATTGCCGACCGAGCAGATGTCGCTCGCACGACAGCGGATGATGAACTCCAGCGACTGCAGAGTGACGACTGGGTCAGAGAAACGACGATTGATGGGACGAAAGCGTACGACTTGAAC
This window contains:
- a CDS encoding DUF7342 family protein — protein: MSGRERVRHVVELLDEPAPVQEIADRADVARTTADDELQRLQSDDWVRETTIDGTKAYDLN